The following are encoded together in the Humulus lupulus chromosome 5, drHumLupu1.1, whole genome shotgun sequence genome:
- the LOC133834059 gene encoding actin-depolymerizing factor 7, with the protein MANAASGMAVSDECKLRFLELKAKRIYRFIVFKIEQQQVVIDKLGGPNESYDDFNASFPPNECRYAVYDFDFTTDENCQKSKIFFIAWSPDASKVRMKMVYASSKDRFKRELDGIQFELQATDPSEMSLDIVKSRAF; encoded by the exons ATG GCCAATGCGGCATCCGGAATGGCGGTGAGCGATGAGTGCAAGCTGAGGTTTTTGGAGTTAAAAGCTAAGAGGATTTACCGTTTTATTGTCTTTAAGATTGAGCAACAACAAGTGGTGATTGATAAACTTGGTGGACCTAATGAGAGCTACGACGATTTCAATGCTAGTTTTCCTCCAAATGAGTGTCGTTATGCTGTCTACGACTTTGATTTCACCACTGATGAAAACTGTCAAAAGAGCAAGATTTTCTTCATAGCTTG GTCACCGGATGCATCAAAGGTGAGAATGAAAATGGTTTATGCAAGTTCGAAAGATAGATTCAAGAGAGAATTGGATGGGATTCAATTCGAGTTGCAAGCAACAGATCCTAGTGAAATGAGCTTGGACATTGTTAAGAGCCGAGCCTTCTAA